The following are encoded together in the Methanosarcina flavescens genome:
- a CDS encoding HEAT repeat domain-containing protein — MSEQPGIHNKTYSQVSDERIEAAKQLGIFFEAFPDRRLAFEDLLRLCSDRDSAVREEAINSLVTVFPNAPDKELVWNKFVNLTAYPAENVMRAAANALVSVFSLMPDKAMAWRDLIGLISSRSSMEDVNNEIVNSLYYLIKEIPDKKQVLRDLLAMGTSEYSYVREKSASFLSLVFAELTDEGKKEAWNEVLELATESEDEKIRKQAARVLGTVYTRMPDEMKDETLETLLELAVSGNPEVQREILLALPSVFFHILDKKKAWDDILRLTRDEDGHIRKQAIDALIFIFPDMPDKRKVWEDFLNLIRVSDNQVKSAAADALISLFPGMDNKGSLWMELLEFSGDEEEDIRSIAACILTKVFPYLSLRSEAYSELVRLAETKESSVLRKVVDTLISAYPELCNEREAREWEEIGKYDWRELDKHRRKCKSGEDYKSKEDRELGEDDFFGDKEKSEKQVKPEKRGKTGEAYQTASEKGTFLRKEATNSLSSVLSGENEENGRRQVKEKGRNKLASKIARTEPDSRAYILKKDMADLFAGSGSIPDREEIISKLICLSSDPDPQRQKVEIEALLAAYSRYNGRAQDIWGELLELTGDEDTGTRRDAADLLTNIFPAVEDKSVIFYDLVRLTESQDAQIRKRAAELLAAAFAYSENKQAAWNELIKLVSVEDREVRKGAVLALSSGFAEVPDKGKAWMDLVRLSDHSDSFVQRTAAHVLGSAFFHVPDKTQAWRDLKTLTDKPYIYVRRYALRSLGKASLWRSLRAENEATYIFGLKEAVNYFKEASEASIGFHIPEFYYHFYQALLFILFSDRPSIARIESEKYLSKMAEEISSEDKKLLGIFEQFAELLTRAGKLSPGDLSGQKKLLQNSIQTFDTYSALLENKEEEVIFTQKTAKKEKPVKKEYSNLGKALLERVEQKKSSLTKDRKKKRF; from the coding sequence TTGAGTGAGCAGCCAGGGATACATAATAAAACTTACAGTCAGGTTTCGGATGAGAGAATAGAGGCCGCAAAGCAGTTGGGAATCTTTTTTGAGGCTTTTCCTGACAGGAGATTGGCTTTTGAAGATTTACTAAGGCTTTGTTCTGACAGGGACAGTGCAGTCAGGGAAGAAGCCATCAACTCCCTTGTAACCGTTTTTCCGAATGCCCCGGATAAGGAACTTGTGTGGAACAAGTTCGTTAATCTGACAGCTTATCCGGCAGAAAATGTAATGAGAGCTGCAGCCAATGCTCTGGTTAGCGTTTTTTCTCTCATGCCGGATAAAGCCATGGCATGGAGGGATCTTATCGGGCTGATAAGCTCCAGATCAAGCATGGAGGACGTAAATAACGAAATTGTCAATTCGCTTTACTATTTGATAAAAGAAATTCCTGATAAAAAGCAGGTATTGAGAGACCTGCTTGCAATGGGAACTTCAGAGTATTCTTATGTGCGGGAAAAGTCGGCTTCATTTTTGAGTCTTGTTTTCGCGGAACTGACAGATGAGGGAAAAAAAGAAGCCTGGAACGAGGTACTGGAACTGGCTACGGAGTCTGAGGATGAAAAAATCAGGAAACAGGCTGCGCGTGTTCTTGGAACTGTTTACACCCGGATGCCGGATGAGATGAAGGATGAAACCCTTGAGACTCTGCTGGAACTTGCAGTATCGGGAAATCCTGAGGTTCAGAGGGAAATCCTTCTGGCTCTACCTTCGGTTTTTTTTCACATCCTGGATAAGAAAAAAGCCTGGGACGATATCCTCAGGCTTACGAGAGACGAGGATGGGCATATCCGGAAGCAGGCGATAGATGCCCTGATTTTTATATTTCCTGATATGCCTGACAAGAGAAAGGTCTGGGAAGATTTCCTGAACCTGATAAGGGTCAGTGACAACCAGGTCAAGAGTGCGGCAGCTGATGCGCTTATATCCTTATTCCCGGGTATGGATAACAAAGGCTCACTCTGGATGGAACTCCTGGAATTCTCAGGGGATGAGGAGGAAGATATACGGAGCATAGCGGCCTGCATTCTCACAAAGGTTTTCCCATATCTCTCCTTAAGGAGCGAGGCATATTCCGAACTTGTACGCCTGGCTGAAACGAAGGAGAGTTCTGTGCTCCGAAAGGTTGTAGATACGCTTATTTCTGCTTATCCCGAACTATGTAATGAACGTGAGGCAAGGGAGTGGGAAGAGATAGGAAAATATGATTGGAGAGAGCTGGATAAACACCGGAGGAAGTGCAAGTCCGGAGAAGATTACAAATCCAAAGAAGACCGGGAGCTGGGAGAAGACGATTTCTTCGGAGATAAAGAAAAATCCGAAAAACAGGTTAAGCCCGAAAAAAGAGGTAAGACTGGAGAAGCCTATCAAACTGCATCAGAAAAGGGTACTTTTCTTCGAAAGGAAGCAACTAATTCCCTGAGTTCTGTCCTCTCCGGGGAAAATGAGGAAAACGGCAGACGACAGGTTAAAGAAAAGGGTCGTAACAAGCTTGCCTCCAAAATTGCCAGGACTGAGCCTGACAGCAGGGCATACATACTAAAGAAAGATATGGCTGACCTGTTTGCAGGGTCAGGCTCCATTCCGGACAGGGAAGAAATTATAAGTAAGCTCATATGCCTGAGTTCTGATCCGGATCCTCAGAGACAAAAAGTTGAAATAGAAGCTCTGCTTGCGGCTTATTCACGATATAACGGCAGAGCGCAGGATATCTGGGGCGAACTCCTTGAGTTGACCGGGGATGAGGACACAGGCACCAGAAGGGATGCTGCAGACCTGCTTACGAATATCTTTCCGGCAGTAGAGGATAAATCTGTAATTTTTTATGACCTTGTCAGGCTTACTGAAAGCCAGGATGCCCAGATCCGTAAAAGAGCAGCAGAACTTCTTGCTGCCGCTTTTGCTTACTCTGAAAATAAGCAGGCAGCCTGGAACGAACTTATCAAGCTCGTGTCCGTTGAAGACCGAGAAGTCAGGAAAGGGGCTGTTCTCGCTCTATCTTCAGGCTTTGCAGAGGTTCCAGATAAAGGAAAAGCCTGGATGGATCTGGTAAGGCTTTCTGATCATAGCGATAGTTTTGTGCAGAGGACGGCGGCACATGTGCTTGGATCTGCCTTTTTCCATGTACCGGACAAAACCCAGGCCTGGAGGGACTTGAAGACGCTTACTGACAAGCCGTACATTTATGTTCGAAGGTATGCTCTTCGTTCCCTTGGAAAAGCTTCCCTCTGGAGGTCATTGAGGGCGGAAAACGAGGCAACTTACATTTTTGGGTTAAAAGAAGCGGTCAATTACTTTAAAGAGGCATCCGAAGCTTCTATAGGCTTCCATATTCCTGAATTCTATTATCATTTCTATCAGGCTCTGTTATTCATCCTTTTCAGCGACAGACCTAGCATAGCAAGAATTGAGAGCGAGAAATACCTCTCAAAAATGGCTGAAGAAATCAGCAGTGAAGATAAAAAATTACTTGGAATTTTTGAACAGTTTGCAGAACTTCTCACACGTGCTGGAAAACTCAGCCCTGGCGACCTGTCCGGGCAAAAAAAGCTTCTTCAAAACTCTATTCAAACTTTTGATACATATTCAGCGCTTTTAGAGAATAAAGAAGAGGAAGTTATTTTTACTCAGAAAACTGCGAAAAAAGAAAAGCCTGTAAAAAAAGAATACTCAAACCTTGGAAAAGCCCTTCTGGAACGGGTTGAGCAAAAGAAGTCATCCTTAACAAAAGACCGCAAGAAAAAAAGGTTCTGA
- a CDS encoding ABC transporter ATP-binding protein, with protein MESLTKAGIVPEKENEGKTITQNLNLPAQVPIIEGIDIVRTFRMGEVQVRALRGVNVRIAHGDFIAIMGPSGSGKTTLLNQLGLLDTPNSGKVIIEGTDTSRMSDSEKGKFRLRNLGYVFQDYALLPELNASENVYISLMMQGKSKAECETTAAEILTAVGLGDRLQQLPSKMSGGQQQRVSIARALAHSPRVLFADEPCANLDSQTSKEVLDLFKKFNKEQGQTIVMVTHEEWHADYADRIIRLKDGIIQE; from the coding sequence ATGGAATCTCTGACAAAAGCCGGAATTGTGCCTGAAAAAGAAAACGAGGGTAAGACCATAACCCAGAACCTTAACCTACCTGCACAGGTTCCGATCATTGAGGGCATCGATATAGTGCGCACCTTCAGGATGGGAGAGGTACAGGTTCGTGCCCTTCGCGGCGTAAATGTAAGAATTGCACATGGAGATTTTATTGCAATCATGGGCCCTAGCGGCTCAGGGAAGACAACCCTTTTAAACCAGCTTGGTTTGCTTGATACTCCAAACTCGGGAAAAGTCATTATAGAAGGCACGGATACCTCACGCATGTCCGACAGTGAGAAAGGCAAATTCCGGCTTCGTAACCTGGGTTATGTCTTTCAGGACTATGCCCTTCTTCCCGAACTCAATGCTTCGGAAAATGTCTATATCTCCCTCATGATGCAGGGAAAGAGCAAAGCCGAATGCGAAACCACAGCCGCAGAAATTCTTACCGCAGTTGGACTTGGAGACCGCCTGCAGCAGCTTCCCTCCAAAATGAGTGGAGGCCAGCAACAAAGAGTTTCAATAGCTCGGGCTCTTGCCCACTCCCCAAGAGTCCTTTTTGCAGACGAGCCCTGTGCCAACCTGGACTCCCAGACTTCAAAGGAAGTCCTTGACCTCTTTAAAAAATTCAACAAGGAACAGGGGCAGACCATTGTAATGGTTACCCATGAAGAATGGCATGCTGATTATGCAGACAGGATAATAAGGTTAAAAGATGGAATAATTCAAGAGTGA
- a CDS encoding ABC transporter permease, giving the protein MPVMLEKARVSFFLASRSIIRGNKGITIFTVFVLTLIFVQLVLFSTILAGVTAQFNKLLVDFQTGDVVIEPREEQRYIEDASALQKKIESLPEVTGTSARLKSSGSFRYKEKEMGATVYGVNPTEESFVTGLEGAMISGEFLSKPDRGEIILGREVSGGFGGLMESRSLGGVEVGDRVEVTIQGRTKEFRVKGIYSTLFFMIDAGAYITRADMEEMLGIQNQDLAQEIAVRTIPGTDETVTREKLFSLGIGENVRTWREFAGILGMIEDTLGMVRNIMNLIGLLIAFVIIFVVIYVNIVNKKRQIGVQKAIGIEQNVIIGSFVLQAMLYAGAGVIFGYILMNYGIVPYTVSHPLQVPAGAISLELDSLEALNRAILLFLASVVGSVIPAYRLANKNLLELIWEK; this is encoded by the coding sequence ATGCCTGTTATGCTCGAGAAAGCGAGAGTTTCCTTCTTCCTTGCCAGCCGCTCCATAATCAGGGGCAATAAAGGGATTACGATCTTTACGGTCTTTGTCCTGACCCTGATCTTTGTGCAACTTGTGCTCTTTTCAACCATACTTGCAGGAGTTACGGCACAATTCAACAAGCTCCTTGTAGACTTCCAGACCGGAGACGTTGTAATCGAACCCAGAGAAGAGCAAAGATATATTGAAGACGCTTCCGCTCTACAGAAAAAAATCGAAAGTTTACCTGAGGTCACAGGGACTTCTGCTCGCCTGAAGTCATCGGGCTCCTTCCGCTACAAGGAAAAAGAAATGGGAGCTACTGTATACGGCGTAAACCCGACGGAAGAGAGCTTTGTCACGGGTCTTGAAGGAGCTATGATAAGTGGAGAGTTCTTAAGCAAACCGGATAGGGGCGAAATCATACTGGGCAGGGAAGTTTCAGGAGGCTTTGGAGGCCTGATGGAATCTCGTTCCCTTGGTGGTGTAGAAGTCGGAGACAGAGTTGAGGTCACAATCCAGGGTAGGACTAAAGAGTTCAGGGTTAAGGGAATCTATAGCACTCTCTTTTTTATGATCGATGCTGGTGCCTATATAACCAGAGCTGACATGGAGGAAATGCTCGGCATACAGAACCAAGATCTGGCTCAGGAAATTGCTGTCAGGACTATCCCAGGTACGGACGAGACCGTAACCCGAGAGAAACTCTTTTCTCTCGGGATAGGAGAAAATGTCCGCACCTGGAGGGAATTTGCCGGTATACTGGGCATGATAGAAGACACTCTGGGGATGGTTAGGAACATTATGAACTTGATAGGTCTACTGATAGCTTTTGTTATAATTTTTGTAGTTATCTACGTCAATATTGTAAATAAAAAAAGACAAATAGGTGTTCAGAAAGCGATAGGGATCGAGCAAAACGTAATAATAGGTTCCTTTGTCCTTCAGGCAATGCTTTATGCAGGTGCGGGTGTGATTTTCGGTTACATACTGATGAATTACGGAATCGTCCCGTACACGGTTTCCCATCCTCTACAGGTTCCGGCAGGAGCGATCAGTTTGGAGCTGGATAGCCTTGAAGCCTTAAATCGCGCTATACTACTTTTCTTGGCTTCAGTGGTGGGTTCTGTAATCCCTGCATATAGACTGGCAAATAAAAATCTCCTGGAACTTATCTGGGAAAAGTGA
- a CDS encoding COG1361 S-layer family protein encodes MSAKRGSSDSEKLKDRKSVYKMPVNRAQASALRFAVAVLMVSVFLTGPVFAIVVSGSTQLVIEISEITPNPARPGEDLLIRVNIHNIGDEPAEDVIIGIEEISPFVFKYSTSEVYGSGTNMERTFQIQQIRQRSKVELNFYFRADPETESGIYQLEFTVKDKGGTSFSRRIPIRVEGNPDLVLTGTEIFPANGNNYSSGAIVPGQEFYLRTAVKNAGNGDAKNVRVILNLNSSSPLIPLEDNVRFFENLSAGSSGNLSFKLLLGSNADVQPYRIPLRITASNNTDTFQIDKVQEIGINVLNRAKIDVSSLKFDPGMPVRGQQVSMTIRLENVGKGEARSVKARLEGLEGSGSTTAFLGRLDKDDDAPAVFTFTPEKAGEQEVTLLVEYEDDFGKHQLSEDLTFSVERQKGSIIPLVLGAVLILAAIVFYMKKKGKI; translated from the coding sequence GTGTCGGCAAAAAGAGGATCTTCAGATAGTGAAAAGCTGAAAGATAGAAAATCGGTGTATAAAATGCCTGTAAATAGAGCACAGGCGTCAGCTCTTCGTTTTGCAGTTGCCGTGTTAATGGTATCTGTCTTTCTGACAGGCCCGGTATTTGCAATTGTAGTGTCCGGAAGCACGCAGCTTGTAATTGAGATCTCGGAAATCACTCCCAATCCTGCCAGGCCAGGCGAAGACCTGCTTATAAGGGTCAATATACATAATATCGGAGATGAGCCTGCAGAGGACGTAATTATAGGGATTGAGGAAATTTCTCCTTTCGTTTTTAAGTACAGTACATCAGAAGTGTACGGCTCCGGGACTAACATGGAGCGAACCTTCCAGATTCAACAGATACGGCAGCGTTCCAAAGTCGAACTTAACTTCTATTTCAGAGCGGATCCTGAGACTGAATCCGGGATCTATCAGCTAGAATTTACTGTCAAGGACAAGGGCGGGACAAGTTTTTCGAGAAGAATCCCGATTCGAGTGGAAGGAAATCCTGACCTTGTGCTTACAGGCACTGAAATCTTTCCTGCAAACGGAAATAATTACTCTTCGGGAGCCATAGTTCCGGGACAGGAGTTTTACCTCAGGACAGCCGTTAAGAATGCAGGAAATGGGGACGCGAAAAATGTCAGGGTAATACTTAACCTTAACAGCTCCTCGCCTTTGATCCCGCTGGAAGATAATGTCCGTTTTTTTGAGAACCTTAGTGCAGGCAGCTCCGGAAACCTGTCGTTCAAACTTTTGCTCGGCAGTAATGCCGATGTGCAGCCCTACAGGATTCCACTGCGGATAACAGCCTCGAATAACACCGACACCTTCCAGATAGACAAGGTCCAGGAGATCGGGATTAATGTGCTTAACCGGGCGAAAATCGATGTTTCAAGCCTGAAATTCGATCCTGGAATGCCTGTGAGAGGACAACAGGTATCCATGACTATCAGGCTTGAGAATGTTGGAAAAGGGGAAGCCCGTTCGGTTAAAGCCAGGCTTGAGGGGCTTGAGGGTTCGGGAAGTACTACCGCCTTCCTTGGACGCCTGGATAAGGATGACGATGCTCCTGCAGTTTTTACCTTTACCCCTGAAAAAGCAGGTGAGCAGGAAGTGACGCTGCTGGTTGAGTATGAGGATGACTTCGGTAAACATCAACTTAGCGAGGACCTTACATTCAGTGTGGAAAGACAGAAGGGAAGCATTATTCCGCTTGTGCTCGGAGCAGTCCTCATTCTTGCAGCTATAGTTTTTTATATGAAAAAGAAAGGCAAAATCTGA
- the ppsA gene encoding phosphoenolpyruvate synthase, with protein sequence MFEKESKYIRWFEETTIDDIPLVGGKNASLGEMYRELTKKGVRIPNGFSVTADAYWHTLEAGGILDKLKRTMEGLDTSNIADLARRGKAARDLILGARIPDDLWEEIKAAYDRLCEQYGENTDVAVRSSATAEDLPTASFAGQQETYLNIRGYPGLRDACIRCFASLFTDRAISYRVTNKFDHFKVALSIGIMKMVRSDLASSGVIFTLDTETGFRDVVFITGAYGLGENIVQGQVNPDEFYVFKPTFRKGYRPIIQKKVGSKEIKMIYGQGGSKILTRNVEVPDADRLRFCINDDEVLKLAEYAIAIEDYYSEKFGEPRPMDIEWAKDGITGELFVVQARPETVQSQRSKDVLETYVLEKRSEVLVIGRSVGDKIASGKAHVIPDISDLPSFKPGEILVADTTTPDWEPVMKTAAAIVTNKGGRTCHAAIVSRELGIPAVVGAGNATEVLETGREITVSCAEGEDGLVYDGILPFHKDTLSLKDIKRPKTKIMMNLGNPEEAFGFSMIPNDGIGLARLEFIITSYIKIHPMALVHPEKIKDPKVLQEIEQLTQGYRKEDYFVEQLAQGVGTIAAAFYPKPVVVRMSDFKTNEYASLIGGSYFEMEESNPMIGFRGASRYFDERYREGYALECRAMKKVRDEMGLTNLILMIPFCRTVEEARKVIAEMEKNGLRRGENGLQVYVMCEIPNNVLLIDEFSEFFDGISIGSNDLTQLTLGVDRDSELLAAEFDERDPGVMKIMAMAVQGAKRNGRHSGICGQAPSDFPEVAEFLVKQGIDSISLNPDSVMKITLKVLETEKELGR encoded by the coding sequence ATGTTTGAGAAAGAAAGCAAATACATCCGCTGGTTTGAAGAGACCACGATTGATGACATCCCACTTGTGGGCGGGAAGAATGCTTCGCTTGGAGAGATGTACAGGGAGCTTACCAAGAAGGGGGTGAGGATTCCAAACGGGTTTTCAGTTACTGCTGATGCTTACTGGCATACACTTGAAGCCGGAGGTATTCTGGATAAACTTAAAAGGACAATGGAAGGGCTCGATACCTCGAACATTGCAGACCTTGCAAGAAGGGGAAAAGCTGCAAGAGACCTAATTCTTGGAGCTAGAATCCCGGATGACCTCTGGGAGGAAATTAAAGCCGCTTACGACCGCCTCTGTGAGCAATACGGGGAAAATACGGATGTAGCAGTGAGGAGTTCGGCGACGGCTGAAGATCTTCCCACAGCTTCTTTTGCAGGTCAGCAGGAGACTTATCTGAATATCCGGGGCTATCCCGGGCTTCGTGACGCCTGTATCCGCTGTTTTGCTTCACTCTTTACGGATAGGGCTATTTCCTACCGTGTAACCAACAAGTTTGACCATTTTAAAGTAGCTCTCTCCATAGGAATTATGAAGATGGTCAGGTCGGACCTGGCTTCCAGCGGGGTTATCTTTACCCTTGACACGGAGACCGGTTTCAGGGACGTGGTTTTCATCACAGGTGCATATGGGCTCGGGGAAAATATCGTTCAGGGGCAGGTTAACCCTGATGAGTTCTATGTCTTCAAACCGACATTCAGGAAAGGATACAGACCGATTATCCAGAAAAAAGTAGGGAGCAAGGAAATCAAGATGATCTATGGCCAGGGTGGCTCCAAAATACTTACCCGCAACGTTGAGGTTCCCGATGCTGACAGGCTGCGATTCTGTATTAATGACGACGAAGTGCTCAAACTTGCCGAGTATGCGATAGCCATAGAAGATTATTACTCTGAGAAGTTTGGGGAACCCAGGCCCATGGATATTGAATGGGCAAAAGATGGTATAACAGGGGAACTCTTTGTAGTACAGGCAAGGCCGGAAACGGTCCAGTCCCAGCGGAGCAAAGATGTCCTTGAGACCTATGTACTTGAAAAAAGATCAGAAGTCCTTGTGATTGGCAGGAGCGTAGGCGACAAGATTGCATCTGGAAAAGCGCATGTAATTCCGGATATCTCAGACCTGCCTTCTTTTAAACCCGGGGAAATCCTGGTTGCGGATACCACAACTCCGGATTGGGAGCCTGTAATGAAAACCGCGGCTGCTATTGTTACAAACAAAGGAGGAAGAACCTGCCACGCAGCTATTGTCAGTCGAGAACTCGGAATTCCTGCTGTTGTGGGAGCAGGCAATGCAACCGAAGTGCTTGAGACAGGTAGGGAGATCACGGTGAGCTGTGCCGAAGGTGAAGATGGGCTTGTATATGACGGTATTCTTCCTTTCCATAAAGACACCCTGAGCCTGAAAGACATAAAACGCCCGAAAACCAAGATTATGATGAATCTGGGAAATCCGGAAGAGGCTTTTGGTTTTTCCATGATCCCAAACGACGGAATAGGGCTTGCGAGGCTGGAATTCATCATTACAAGCTATATAAAAATCCATCCTATGGCGCTTGTGCACCCTGAGAAGATCAAAGACCCTAAAGTCCTTCAGGAAATTGAACAGCTTACTCAGGGCTACAGGAAAGAAGATTACTTTGTCGAACAGCTTGCTCAGGGAGTCGGGACTATTGCTGCGGCTTTCTATCCGAAGCCTGTTGTAGTCCGTATGAGCGATTTCAAGACCAATGAATATGCAAGCCTTATAGGGGGTAGTTATTTCGAAATGGAGGAAAGCAATCCCATGATAGGGTTCAGGGGAGCTTCCCGCTACTTCGATGAACGCTACAGGGAGGGATATGCCCTTGAGTGCAGAGCTATGAAAAAAGTCAGGGATGAAATGGGGCTTACAAATCTTATTCTTATGATTCCCTTCTGCAGGACGGTCGAAGAGGCACGGAAGGTTATTGCCGAAATGGAGAAAAATGGGCTCAGAAGAGGAGAAAACGGACTTCAGGTCTATGTTATGTGCGAGATTCCGAACAATGTTCTCCTTATCGATGAATTTAGTGAGTTCTTCGATGGCATTTCCATAGGCTCAAATGACCTGACCCAGCTGACCCTCGGAGTTGACAGAGATTCCGAACTCCTTGCCGCAGAATTTGATGAGCGAGACCCAGGGGTTATGAAAATAATGGCAATGGCTGTGCAGGGAGCAAAACGGAACGGAAGGCACAGCGGAATTTGCGGTCAGGCTCCGAGTGACTTTCCAGAAGTTGCAGAGTTTCTGGTGAAACAGGGAATAGATTCAATTTCACTCAATCCTGATTCGGTTATGAAGATCACCCTTAAAGTTCTGGAAACAGAAAAAGAACTGGGAAGGTAA
- a CDS encoding calcium/sodium antiporter has protein sequence MPVINILVFLGGLVLLVRGADLFVLTSSLIARRFGVSEFVIGLTLVSVGTSVPELASSLAASFQQASGIVMGNILGSNIANIGLIAGMAALLTNIRTEEVMLRRDGYIMLFSSFLLFLFMLDFKISRLEALIFILLYLIYLLFLFEKVKKHEGDIYFKDFMIYIIKFEYIFDLISRINLQARRYREEKQGAGKKTERKNGTEKRAITESETESVTEEYEDVDIDVTEEHLQETSLLAEFFKLIASLAAIIIGANYFVEEAIFFAMLFDVPETIIGISLVAVGTSIPELMVTVSAARSDYGGIALGNVIGSNIANILLILGCSGLVHPIMTTDIGTFYIAPFMLIISTLFLLFIRTGWKVKRLEGVVMLLLYFGFMIMIISME, from the coding sequence GTGCCTGTAATTAATATCCTTGTATTTCTTGGCGGGCTAGTATTGCTCGTAAGAGGAGCAGACCTTTTCGTATTAACTTCGTCCCTAATTGCAAGAAGGTTCGGAGTATCCGAATTCGTAATAGGATTGACTCTTGTGTCTGTGGGCACATCAGTGCCCGAACTTGCATCTTCCCTTGCGGCATCTTTTCAGCAGGCAAGCGGAATAGTCATGGGCAATATACTTGGGTCAAACATCGCAAATATAGGGCTGATTGCAGGTATGGCTGCTCTCCTGACAAATATCAGAACTGAGGAAGTCATGCTGAGAAGGGACGGCTATATAATGCTATTTTCCTCTTTTCTTCTTTTCCTTTTTATGCTTGACTTTAAAATTTCGAGGTTAGAAGCCTTAATTTTTATTTTATTATACCTCATCTATCTTTTGTTCCTGTTTGAAAAAGTGAAAAAGCACGAAGGAGATATATATTTTAAAGATTTTATGATTTATATAATCAAATTCGAATATATTTTTGATCTAATATCAAGAATTAACCTTCAGGCCCGGAGATACCGAGAAGAAAAGCAGGGAGCAGGAAAAAAAACTGAAAGGAAAAACGGAACCGAAAAGAGAGCTATAACCGAATCAGAGACCGAATCCGTAACCGAGGAATATGAAGATGTTGACATCGATGTTACAGAAGAACATCTTCAAGAAACTAGCCTTTTAGCAGAATTCTTCAAGCTGATTGCAAGCTTAGCTGCAATCATAATTGGGGCAAATTACTTTGTCGAAGAGGCAATCTTCTTTGCTATGCTGTTCGATGTTCCGGAGACGATTATAGGGATCAGCCTTGTTGCGGTTGGGACTTCAATTCCAGAACTTATGGTAACTGTCTCGGCAGCGCGGAGCGATTACGGTGGAATTGCCCTTGGAAATGTAATAGGATCAAATATTGCGAATATACTTTTGATTCTAGGCTGCTCAGGGCTTGTCCATCCTATAATGACAACAGACATCGGCACTTTTTACATAGCACCTTTTATGCTGATAATAAGCACCCTGTTCCTTTTATTTATCCGAACGGGCTGGAAAGTAAAACGGTTAGAGGGGGTTGTCATGCTCCTTCTCTATTTCGGCTTCATGATAATGATCATCAGTATGGAGTAA
- a CDS encoding GNAT family N-acetyltransferase: MGLTKIHTRSAIYLMSFKRLLQDTAGSLLVKQWKLIEKEDIVPIEDSMLPEVLRIQVDGFENGNEEKLIKYSKKSRNIFYVIKDKDKIVGYCVYYLKPVLSLKGFEKQSVISSIATDKNFRGKGFAERLLKGSIEEMKVNGITFIHLYVNVNNLPAIKLYEKTGFRIIKQVENICGQNEKCYEMGLRLA; encoded by the coding sequence ATGGGTCTTACAAAAATTCACACTCGATCAGCTATATACTTAATGAGTTTTAAGAGGCTACTGCAAGATACCGCTGGCAGTCTTCTGGTAAAACAATGGAAACTGATAGAAAAAGAAGACATTGTGCCAATTGAGGACTCCATGCTTCCTGAAGTTCTTAGAATCCAGGTTGACGGATTTGAAAACGGGAACGAGGAAAAACTGATAAAATATTCTAAAAAATCAAGAAATATTTTTTACGTCATCAAGGATAAGGATAAAATTGTGGGTTACTGTGTTTACTACCTGAAACCTGTACTCTCTCTCAAAGGCTTTGAGAAACAATCAGTAATATCCTCAATTGCAACGGATAAAAATTTTAGAGGCAAAGGTTTTGCTGAGAGATTATTAAAGGGCAGCATTGAAGAAATGAAGGTGAACGGAATAACCTTCATTCACTTATATGTCAACGTAAATAACCTTCCTGCTATAAAGTTATACGAAAAAACTGGCTTTCGCATAATTAAACAGGTAGAAAACATATGCGGCCAGAATGAAAAATGTTATGAGATGGGATTGAGACTCGCTTGA
- a CDS encoding GNAT family N-acetyltransferase: MGLTKVHFTLNVYLISFERLVRDIIATLCIRKWRQVEKENVVSIEDSMLPEIIRIQAEGFETKSRNGIRRYSKRLRKIFYVAINQDRVVGYCIYYIKPVLSLKGFKKKSVIYSISIDKDFRRKGYGEKLLRESAREMGVNGITSILLYVNTKNLPAIKLYEKIGFKTTNEIKDICGLKETCYEMELKIL, from the coding sequence ATGGGCCTGACAAAAGTTCATTTCACGTTAAATGTGTATTTGATTAGTTTTGAGAGATTGGTACGGGATATTATTGCCACTTTATGCATAAGGAAATGGAGACAGGTAGAAAAAGAAAATGTTGTATCTATAGAGGATTCCATGCTTCCTGAGATTATCCGAATTCAAGCAGAAGGTTTTGAAACTAAAAGCCGTAACGGCATCAGGCGATACTCGAAACGACTGAGAAAAATCTTTTACGTGGCAATAAACCAGGACAGAGTTGTAGGTTACTGCATATATTATATAAAGCCTGTCCTGTCTCTAAAGGGCTTTAAGAAAAAGTCGGTAATTTACTCAATTTCAATTGATAAGGATTTTAGAAGAAAAGGTTATGGTGAAAAACTCTTAAGAGAAAGTGCCAGAGAAATGGGGGTAAATGGAATAACCTCAATTCTTTTATATGTAAACACAAAAAATCTTCCTGCAATAAAGTTATACGAAAAAATAGGCTTCAAGACGACTAATGAAATAAAAGATATATGCGGCCTGAAAGAGACATGTTATGAGATGGAATTGAAAATTCTTTAA